In Phyllopteryx taeniolatus isolate TA_2022b chromosome 1, UOR_Ptae_1.2, whole genome shotgun sequence, the following proteins share a genomic window:
- the rad51c gene encoding DNA repair protein RAD51 homolog 3, with translation MQRPVSTLRLSPQVKVKVLNAGFQMFDDVLQVSALELSREAGLSQEEALEVLQAVRKEGGADEGGGSGDGASLTALDLLHKEEELNRIVTFSSGLDAALGGGIPVGKTTEICGAPGVGKTQLCLQLAVDVQVPPCFGGLGGQVVFIDTEGSFMVQRVVDLAAAAVRHCTLLAEDAEQRDAASAFTVENVLSNIFLVRCHDYVELLAESYLLPDFLSRNPKVRLLVIDSVAFPFRLHFDELRTQRTRLLNGLAQQLISMATKHDMAVVLSNQMTTRLQGGQSQLVPALGESWGHAPTLRILLRWAGSQRQATIFKSPDNKEATVNYQITTDGFRDDEGTEQPQSKRPRTLANQSAVC, from the exons ATGCAAAGACCAGTGTCCACTCTGCGTCTGAGTCCGCAGGTCAAAGTCAAAGTCCTCAATGCGGGCTTTCAGATGTTCGATGACGTACTACAAGTCAGCGCATTAGAGCTCAGTCGAG AGGCGGGTCTGAGCCAGGAGGAGGCGCTGGAGGTGCTCCAGGCCGTGAGGAAGGAGGGAGGAGCAGATGAAGGAGGAGGATCAGGAGATGGAGCTTCTCTCACTGCACTTGACCTTCTGCACAAGGAAGAGGAACTGAATCGCATCGTGACATTTTCCTCGGGACTGGACGCTGCGCTTGGAGGAGGAATTCCAGTTGGGAAAACCACAGAGATCTGTGGAGCGCCGGGAGTGGGAAAAACACAACTTTG TCTGCAGCTGGCCGTGGACGTTCAGGTGCCGCCATGTTTCGGCGGTCTGGGCGGTCAGGTGGTCTTCATCGACACCGAGGGAAGCTTCATGGTTCAAAGGGTGGTGGACCTTGCTGCCGCTGCCGTCCGTCATTGCACCTTGCTGGCTGAGGACGCAGAGCAACGAGATGCTGCGAGCGCCTTCACTGTGGAAAACGTCCTGTCCAATATCTTCCTG GTGCGTTGCCATGACTACGTGGAGCTCCTAGCCGAGAGCTACCTGCTGCCTGACTTCCTGTCTCGTAACCCGAAGGTCCGCCTCCTGGTGATTGACAGCGTGGCCTTTCCCTTCCGCCTGCACTTCGACGAGCTGCGGACTCAGCGGACCCGCCTGCTCAACGGCCTGGCCCAGCAGCTCATCTCTATGGCAACCAAACACGACATGGCAGTGGTCCTGAGCAACCAGATGACCACACGGCTTCAGGGTGGGCAATCTCAGCTGGTCCCTGCGCTGGGGGAGAGCTGGGGCCATGCGCCCACCCTGAGAATCCTCCTGCGGTGGGCAGGGTCACAAAGGCAGGCCACCATCTTTAAGTCTCCAGATAACAAGGAAGCGACAGTTAACTACCAAATCACCACGGACGGCTTCAGAGACGACGAGGGAACGGAACAGCCGCAGAGTAAACGCCCCCGAACACTCGCCAACCAATCGgctgtctgctag